In a genomic window of Streptococcus mitis NCTC 12261:
- a CDS encoding LicD family protein, with protein sequence MNNMTDLKAIQARSLEMAEYFVAFCKEHDLLCYLCGGGAIGALRNKGFIPWDDDLDFFMPRKDYEKLAELWPRYADERYFLSKSNKDFVDRNLFITIRDKETTCIKPYQQDLELPHGLALDVLPLDYYPENPAERKKQVRWALIYSLFCAQTIPEKHGALMKWGSRILLGLTPKSLRYRIWKKAEKEMTKYSLAESDGITELCSGPGYMRNKYLIESFEDNLFLPFEETEMPVPVGYDAYLSTAFGDYMTPPPADKQVPHHDAVIADMDKSYTEYKGEYGG encoded by the coding sequence ATGAACAATATGACTGATTTAAAAGCTATTCAGGCTCGAAGTCTGGAGATGGCTGAATATTTTGTGGCCTTTTGTAAAGAACATGATTTGCTTTGTTATCTCTGTGGTGGAGGTGCTATTGGTGCCCTTCGAAACAAGGGTTTTATTCCTTGGGATGATGATCTAGATTTTTTTATGCCCCGTAAGGATTATGAAAAATTGGCAGAATTATGGCCTCGTTATGCAGATGAACGTTATTTCTTGTCGAAGAGTAACAAGGATTTTGTCGACCGCAATCTTTTTATTACCATTCGTGATAAGGAAACGACCTGTATCAAACCTTATCAGCAGGATTTAGAATTGCCACATGGTCTGGCCTTGGATGTGTTGCCTTTGGATTATTATCCTGAAAATCCAGCTGAACGGAAAAAACAGGTTCGTTGGGCCTTGATTTATTCTCTTTTTTGTGCGCAAACTATTCCAGAAAAACATGGCGCACTTATGAAGTGGGGAAGCCGTATTTTACTGGGGTTGACTCCAAAATCTCTCCGTTATCGTATTTGGAAAAAAGCTGAAAAAGAAATGACCAAGTACAGTCTAGCTGAGAGCGATGGAATCACGGAATTATGCTCGGGTCCTGGTTACATGAGAAACAAGTACCTAATCGAATCTTTTGAGGATAATCTTTTCTTGCCATTTGAAGAGACAGAGATGCCCGTTCCAGTCGGCTATGATGCTTATCTCAGCACTGCTTTTGGGGATTATATGACACCTCCACCAGCAGACAAGCAAGTACCACATCATGATGCTGTCATCGCTGATATGGATAAGTCTTATACAGAATACAAGGGAGAATATGGTGGCTAA
- a CDS encoding glycosyltransferase, with translation MVAKKKILFFMWSFSLGGGAEKILSTIVSNLDPEKYDIDILEMEHFDKGYESVPKHVRILKSFQDYRQARWIRALLWRMRIYFPRLTRRLLVKDDYDVEVSFTIMNPPLLFSKRKEVKKISWIHGSIEEFLKDSSKRESHRRQLDAADTIVGISNKTSNSIKEVYPDYASKLQTVYNGYDFKTILEKSQEKIDIEIAPQSICTIGRIEENKGSDRVVEVIRLLHQEGKNYHLYFIGAGDMEEELKKRVKEYELEDYVHFLGYQKNPYQYLSQMKVLLSMSKQEGFPGVYVEALSLGLPFVSTDVGGAEELSQEGRFGQIIESNQEAAQAITNYMTSASNFDVNEASQFIQQFTIAKQIEQVEKLLEE, from the coding sequence ATGGTGGCTAAGAAAAAAATATTATTTTTTATGTGGTCTTTTTCTCTCGGGGGTGGCGCAGAGAAGATTCTATCTACCATTGTTTCAAATCTAGATCCAGAAAAGTATGATATTGATATTCTTGAAATGGAACATTTTGATAAGGGATATGAATCTGTTCCCAAGCATGTACGCATTTTAAAATCCTTTCAGGATTATCGCCAAGCCAGATGGATTCGAGCTCTTTTGTGGAGAATGAGAATTTATTTTCCAAGACTGACCCGTCGTTTGCTTGTGAAAGATGACTATGATGTTGAAGTTTCTTTTACTATTATGAATCCTCCACTGTTGTTCTCTAAAAGAAAAGAAGTCAAGAAAATCTCTTGGATTCATGGAAGTATCGAAGAATTTCTTAAGGATAGCTCAAAAAGGGAGTCACATAGACGCCAGTTGGATGCTGCGGATACCATTGTAGGAATTTCGAATAAAACCAGCAATTCTATCAAGGAAGTCTATCCAGATTATGCTTCGAAATTACAGACAGTCTACAATGGATATGATTTTAAGACTATTTTAGAAAAATCTCAAGAGAAGATCGATATCGAGATTGCGCCTCAAAGTATCTGTACTATCGGACGGATTGAGGAAAATAAGGGTTCTGACCGTGTGGTGGAAGTGATACGATTATTACACCAAGAGGGAAAAAACTATCATCTCTATTTTATCGGGGCTGGAGATATGGAAGAGGAACTGAAAAAACGAGTTAAAGAATATGAGCTTGAAGACTATGTACATTTCCTTGGTTATCAAAAAAATCCTTATCAGTATTTATCTCAGATGAAGGTTCTCTTGTCTATGTCTAAACAAGAAGGTTTTCCTGGAGTGTATGTGGAAGCCTTGAGTCTGGGACTTCCTTTTGTCTCTACGGATGTCGGAGGGGCTGAGGAACTATCACAAGAAGGACGATTTGGACAAATCATTGAGAGCAATCAAGAGGCAGCTCAGGCAATTACGAACTACATGACCTCTGCCTCAAACTTTGATGTCAATGAGGCTAGCCAATTCATTCAACAATTTACAATTGCCAAACAAATCGAACAAGTAGAAAAACTATTAGAGGAGTAG
- a CDS encoding glycosyltransferase family 2 protein, with amino-acid sequence METALISVIVPVYNVAQYLEKSIASIQEQTYQNLEIILVDDGATDESGHLCDSIAEQDDRVSVLHKKNEGLSQARNDGMKQAHGDYLIFIDSDDYIHPEMIQSLYEQLIQEDADVSSCGVMNVYANDESPQSTNQDDYFVCDSQTFLREYLIGEKIPGTICNKLIKREIATALSFPKGLIYEDAYYHFDLIKLTKKYVVNTKPYYYYFHRGDSITTKPYAEKDLAYIDIYQKFYNEVVKNYPDLKEVAFFRLAYAHFFILDKMLLDDQYKQFEAYSQIHRFLKGHAFAIARNPIFRKGRRISVLALFINISLYRFLLLKNIEKSKKLH; translated from the coding sequence ATGGAAACTGCATTAATTAGTGTCATTGTGCCAGTCTATAATGTGGCGCAGTACCTAGAAAAATCGATAGCTTCCATTCAGGAGCAGACCTATCAAAATCTGGAAATTATTCTTGTTGATGATGGTGCAACAGATGAGAGTGGTCACTTGTGTGATTCAATCGCTGAACAAGATGACAGGGTGTCAGTACTTCATAAAAAGAATGAAGGATTGTCGCAAGCACGAAATGATGGAATGAAGCAGGCCCACGGGGATTATCTGATTTTTATTGACTCAGATGATTATATCCATCCAGAAATGATTCAGAGTTTATATGAGCAATTAATTCAAGAAGATGCGGATGTTTCGAGCTGTGGTGTCATGAATGTCTATGCTAATGATGAAAGCCCACAATCAACCAATCAGGATGACTATTTTGTCTGTGATTCTCAAACATTTCTGAGGGAATACCTCATAGGTGAAAAAATACCTGGGACGATTTGCAATAAGCTAATCAAGAGAGAGATTGCAACTGCACTATCCTTTCCAAAGGGATTGATTTACGAAGATGCTTATTATCATTTTGATTTAATCAAGTTGACCAAGAAGTACGTTGTTAATACCAAACCCTATTATTACTATTTCCATAGAGGGGATAGTATTACGACTAAACCCTATGCAGAGAAGGATTTAGCCTATATTGATATCTACCAAAAGTTTTACAATGAAGTTGTGAAAAACTATCCTGACTTGAAAGAGGTTGCTTTTTTCAGATTGGCCTATGCCCACTTCTTTATTCTGGATAAGATGTTGCTAGATGATCAGTATAAACAATTTGAAGCCTATTCTCAGATTCATCGTTTTTTAAAAGGCCATGCCTTTGCTATTGCTAGGAATCCAATTTTCCGTAAGGGGAGAAGAATTAGTGTTTTGGCTCTATTCATAAATATTTCCTTATACCGATTCTTATTACTAAAAAATATTGAAAAATCTAAAAAATTACATTAG
- a CDS encoding O-antigen polysaccharide polymerase Wzy family protein produces MIDGKRLLFSLTIVSYALTIVSGIVYLFNNNNVSLLSTLLFLLVSSLIACWNDIKYYLIHFIFFLTIFVFLVSRPTIDYFRDGALDTYHPIAYRFAFIVVMVSILGLTTGGLLARYFIARKKIQVPKIGSSLKEVYIKRLRFVSLGVFLLTYPFYFIRLFERLLYRLQTSYYAYYANFESKLPYFTYILSTFTVYAMCMYLATKPKKLQATAVLVSFIAANTIHLAIGTRNPFILSILFAFVYYFMREQTEKGKWIGFKEKLAIFVGSPILMLAMGILNYVRDNVQVSHTGFWDILLDFIYKQGTSFGVLARGFLFNSSLPYRDLRNFTFGPVIDYFARGSLGAIFGGKAFEHTTNSVELAIDSNSYAHNLSYLVLNKEYLKGHGIGSSYIMELYTDYGMIGVFLLSLLLGMLFIAMLQVAYRSRTILFALSLLILNNLFFMPRSSFSESFFNLFTMQFWGIVLVIIFVAKMLTKENQYLLNKGEKNHV; encoded by the coding sequence GTGATTGATGGAAAACGATTATTATTTAGTTTGACCATAGTCAGCTATGCCTTGACGATAGTAAGTGGAATTGTGTATCTGTTTAATAATAACAATGTTAGCTTGCTTTCTACTTTATTGTTCTTACTGGTTAGTAGCTTAATTGCTTGTTGGAATGATATCAAGTATTACTTAATCCATTTTATTTTCTTTTTAACTATTTTTGTATTTCTGGTATCAAGGCCGACCATTGATTACTTTAGGGATGGTGCTTTGGATACCTATCATCCCATAGCCTATCGCTTTGCCTTTATAGTCGTCATGGTTTCGATATTGGGATTGACCACAGGGGGGCTCCTAGCTCGCTATTTTATAGCTAGAAAGAAAATACAAGTACCCAAGATAGGAAGTTCTCTAAAAGAGGTTTACATCAAGCGGTTGCGCTTTGTATCGCTAGGAGTTTTTCTTCTAACCTATCCTTTCTATTTCATTCGCTTATTTGAACGGCTCCTGTATCGCTTGCAGACTTCCTACTATGCCTACTATGCAAATTTTGAAAGTAAACTGCCCTATTTTACCTATATCTTATCAACATTTACGGTCTATGCAATGTGTATGTATTTGGCAACCAAGCCAAAGAAATTGCAGGCAACAGCAGTGCTTGTCTCCTTTATTGCAGCCAATACCATTCATTTGGCAATCGGGACACGAAATCCCTTTATTTTAAGTATTCTATTTGCTTTTGTTTATTACTTTATGCGGGAGCAAACAGAAAAGGGAAAATGGATTGGATTTAAAGAAAAGTTAGCGATTTTTGTAGGTTCTCCTATTCTCATGTTAGCGATGGGAATACTCAATTATGTACGGGATAATGTCCAGGTTTCCCATACAGGTTTCTGGGATATCCTGCTTGACTTTATCTATAAACAAGGAACCAGTTTTGGTGTTTTGGCTCGAGGTTTTCTATTTAACAGTAGCCTACCTTACCGAGATTTACGCAATTTTACTTTTGGTCCTGTTATTGATTATTTTGCAAGGGGAAGTTTAGGGGCCATTTTCGGAGGAAAAGCCTTTGAACATACAACCAATAGTGTGGAACTAGCTATTGATAGTAATAGTTATGCCCATAATCTATCCTATCTTGTCTTGAACAAGGAATACTTGAAAGGACATGGTATCGGAAGTAGCTACATTATGGAGTTGTATACCGACTATGGTATGATAGGAGTCTTTCTACTTAGTCTCTTGCTAGGTATGCTATTCATAGCCATGTTGCAAGTAGCCTATCGTTCAAGAACAATCTTATTTGCCTTGTCCCTACTCATTTTGAATAATCTATTCTTTATGCCAAGAAGTAGCTTTTCAGAAAGTTTCTTCAATTTATTTACAATGCAATTCTGGGGAATTGTTCTTGTGATTATATTCGTAGCGAAAATGCTTACAAAAGAGAACCAGTATCTACTAAACAAAGGAGAAAAAAATCATGTTTGA
- the mecA gene encoding adaptor protein MecA encodes MKMKQISDTTLKITMSLEDLMDRGMEIADFLVPQEKTEEFFYAILDELEMPDSFLDTGMLSFRVTPKPDKVDVFVTKSKIDQNLDFEDLSDLPDMEELAQMSPDEFIKTLEKSIADKTKDDIEAIQSLEQVEAKEEEQEQAEQEGESKKEPYIYYILSFSKLADLVAFAKTVTFEMETSELYKMNERYYLTILVDIENHPSPYPAWLLARMREFAEDSDISRSVLQEYGQVLLNHDAVLNLQKIG; translated from the coding sequence ATGAAAATGAAACAAATCAGTGATACAACTTTAAAAATCACGATGTCTTTAGAGGATTTGATGGATCGAGGAATGGAGATTGCTGACTTTCTCGTTCCTCAAGAAAAAACAGAAGAGTTCTTTTATGCTATCTTGGATGAGTTAGAGATGCCTGATAGCTTCCTAGATACAGGTATGTTGAGCTTCCGTGTGACTCCAAAACCTGATAAGGTAGATGTCTTTGTAACCAAATCAAAGATTGATCAAAATCTAGATTTTGAAGATTTATCGGATTTACCAGATATGGAAGAATTGGCTCAAATGTCTCCAGATGAATTTATCAAAACCTTGGAAAAAAGCATCGCAGACAAAACCAAGGATGATATCGAAGCGATTCAATCTCTAGAGCAGGTTGAAGCCAAGGAGGAAGAGCAAGAGCAGGCTGAACAAGAAGGTGAAAGCAAGAAAGAGCCGTACATCTATTACATCCTTTCTTTTTCTAAGTTAGCTGACTTGGTGGCTTTTGCCAAGACAGTGACTTTTGAGATGGAAACTTCTGAACTCTACAAGATGAATGAGCGCTATTATTTGACCATTTTAGTGGATATTGAAAATCATCCAAGTCCATATCCAGCTTGGCTCTTGGCCCGTATGCGCGAGTTTGCGGAAGATAGTGATATCAGTCGTTCAGTCTTGCAAGAGTATGGCCAAGTCTTGCTGAATCACGATGCAGTGCTCAATCTGCAAAAGATTGGATAA
- a CDS encoding homoserine dehydrogenase, with amino-acid sequence MTVKIALLGFGTVASGVPFLLKENGEKINQSAHSEIEVAKVLVKDEDEKNRLLAAGNDFNFVTNVDDILSDQDITIVVELMGRIEPAKTFITRALEAGKHVVTANKDLLAVHGAELLEIAKANKVALYYEAAVAGGIPILRTLANSLASDKITRVLGVVNGTSNFMMTKMVEEGWSYDDALAEAQRLGFAESDPTNDVDGIDAAYKMVILSQFAFGMKVAFDDVAHKGIRNITPEDVAVAQELGYVVKLVGSIEETPSGIAAEVTPTFLPKAHPLASVNGVMNAVFVESIGIGESMYYGPGAGQKPTATSVVADIVRIVRRLNDGTIGKDFNEYSRDLVLANPEDVKANYYFSILAPDSKGQVLKLAEIFNAQDISFKQILQDGKEGDKARVVIITHKINKAQLENVSAELKKVSEFDLLNTFKVLGE; translated from the coding sequence ATGACAGTTAAAATTGCTTTACTAGGATTTGGTACCGTTGCAAGTGGCGTGCCTTTCCTCCTAAAGGAAAATGGAGAAAAAATCAATCAATCAGCACATTCAGAGATTGAAGTTGCTAAGGTATTGGTTAAGGATGAAGATGAAAAGAATCGCTTGCTTGCAGCAGGGAATGACTTTAACTTTGTAACAAATGTGGATGATATTTTGTCAGACCAAGACATTACGATCGTAGTGGAATTGATGGGGCGTATCGAACCTGCTAAGACCTTTATCACTCGTGCCTTGGAAGCTGGGAAACACGTTGTTACTGCTAACAAGGACCTTTTGGCTGTCCATGGCGCAGAATTGCTAGAAATTGCTAAAGCTAACAAGGTAGCACTTTACTACGAAGCAGCAGTAGCTGGTGGGATTCCAATTCTTCGCACTCTAGCAAATTCCTTGGCTTCTGATAAAATCACGCGCGTGCTTGGCGTGGTCAACGGAACTTCCAACTTCATGATGACCAAGATGGTCGAAGAAGGCTGGTCTTACGATGATGCTCTTGCAGAAGCACAAAGACTTGGATTTGCAGAAAGTGACCCTACAAATGACGTAGATGGGATTGATGCAGCCTACAAGATGGTGATTTTGAGCCAATTTGCCTTTGGCATGAAGGTTGCCTTCGATGACGTAGCCCACAAGGGAATTCGTAACATCACACCAGAAGATGTAGCTGTAGCTCAAGAGCTTGGTTATGTAGTGAAATTGGTTGGTTCTATTGAGGAAACTCCTTCAGGAATTGCTGCAGAAGTGACTCCAACCTTCCTTCCTAAAGCGCATCCACTTGCCAGTGTGAATGGAGTAATGAATGCTGTCTTTGTAGAATCTATCGGTATTGGTGAGTCTATGTACTACGGACCAGGTGCTGGTCAAAAACCAACTGCAACAAGTGTTGTGGCGGATATTGTCCGTATCGTTCGTCGCTTGAATGATGGTACCATTGGCAAAGACTTCAACGAATATAGCCGTGACTTGGTCTTGGCTAATCCTGAAGACGTTAAAGCAAATTACTACTTCTCAATCTTGGCTCCAGACTCAAAAGGTCAGGTCTTGAAATTGGCTGAAATCTTCAACGCTCAAGATATTTCCTTCAAGCAAATCCTCCAAGATGGCAAAGAAGGTGATAAGGCGCGTGTTGTGATCATCACACACAAGATTAATAAAGCCCAGCTTGAAAATGTCTCAGCTGAATTGAAGAAGGTTTCAGAATTCGACCTCTTGAATACCTTCAAGGTGCTAGGAGAATAA
- the thrB gene encoding homoserine kinase, which translates to MKIIVPATSANIGPGFDSVGVAVTKYLQIEVCEERDEWLIEHQIGKWIPHDERNLLLKIALQIVPDLKPRRLKMTSDVPLARGLGSSSSVIVAGIELANQLGQLNLSDHEKLQLATKIEGHPDNVAPAIYGNLVIASSVEGQVSAIVADFPECDFLAYIPNYELRTRDSRGVLPKKLSYKEAVAASSIANVAVAALLAGDMATAGQAIEGDLFHERYRQDLVREFATIKQVAKENGAYATYLSGAGPTVMVLASHDKMPTIKAELEKQPFKGKLHDLKVDTQGVRVEAK; encoded by the coding sequence ATGAAGATTATTGTACCTGCAACCAGTGCCAATATCGGGCCAGGTTTTGACTCGGTCGGTGTAGCTGTAACCAAGTATCTTCAAATAGAGGTCTGTGAAGAACGGGATGAGTGGCTGATTGAACACCAGATTGGCAAATGGATTCCACATGACGAGCGTAATCTCTTGCTCAAAATCGCCTTGCAAATTGTACCAGATTTGAAACCTAGACGCCTGAAAATGACCAGTGATGTTCCCTTGGCGCGTGGTTTGGGTTCTTCTAGCTCGGTTATTGTTGCTGGGATTGAACTAGCCAACCAACTGGGTCAGCTCAACTTGTCTGATCATGAAAAATTACAGTTAGCAACCAAGATTGAAGGACATCCAGACAATGTGGCTCCAGCCATTTATGGTAATCTCGTTATTGCAAGCTCTGTTGAAGGGCAAGTTTCTGCTATCGTAGCAGACTTTCCAGAGTGTGATTTCCTAGCCTACATTCCCAACTATGAATTGCGTACTCGAGACAGCCGTGGTGTCTTGCCTAAAAAATTGTCTTACAAGGAAGCTGTTGCAGCTAGTTCTATCGCCAATGTGGCGGTTGCGGCCTTGTTGGCAGGAGACATGGCGACTGCTGGGCAAGCAATCGAGGGAGACCTCTTCCACGAGCGCTATCGTCAGGACTTGGTGAGAGAATTTGCGACGATTAAGCAAGTAGCCAAAGAAAATGGTGCCTATGCAACCTACCTCTCTGGTGCTGGGCCGACAGTTATGGTCTTGGCTTCTCATGACAAGATGCCAACGATTAAGGCAGAATTGGAAAAGCAACCCTTCAAAGGAAAACTGCATGACTTGAAGGTTGATACCCAAGGTGTTCGTGTCGAAGCAAAATAA
- the msrB gene encoding peptide-methionine (R)-S-oxide reductase MsrB — MAEIYLAGGCFWGLEEYFSRISGVLATSVGYANGQVETTNYQLLKETDHAETVQVIYDEKAVSLREILLYYFRVIDPLSINQQGNDRGRQYRTGIYYQDEADLPAIYTVVQEQERMLGRKIAVEVEKLRHYILAEDYHQDYLKKNPSGYCHIDVTDAEKPLIDAANYEKPSQEVLKESLSEESYRVTQEAATETPFTNAYAQTFEEGIYVDITTGEPLFFAKDKFASGCGWPSFSRPISKELIHYYKDMSHGMERIEVRSRSGNAHLGHVFTDGPQELGGLRYCINSASLRFVSKDEMEEEGYGYLLPYLNK; from the coding sequence ATGGCAGAAATTTATCTAGCAGGTGGTTGTTTTTGGGGTCTAGAGGAGTATTTTTCACGCATTTCTGGAGTGCTAGCAACCAGTGTTGGCTATGCTAATGGACAAGTCGAAACGACCAATTACCAGCTGCTCAAGGAAACAGACCATGCAGAAACAGTTCAAGTGATTTACGATGAGAAAGCAGTGTCACTCAGAGAGATTTTGCTTTATTATTTCCGTGTCATCGACCCTTTATCTATCAATCAACAAGGGAATGACCGTGGTCGCCAATATCGGACCGGAATTTATTACCAAGATGAAGCTGATTTGCCAGCTATCTACACAGTGGTGCAGGAGCAGGAGCGCATGCTTGGGCGAAAGATTGCAGTAGAGGTGGAGAAACTACGTCATTACATTCTGGCTGAAGATTACCACCAAGACTATCTTAAGAAGAATCCTTCAGGTTACTGTCATATCGATGTGACCGATGCTGAGAAGCCATTGATTGATGCAGCAAACTATGAAAAGCCTAGCCAAGAGGTTTTAAAGGAAAGCTTATCAGAAGAATCCTATCGTGTTACCCAAGAAGCTGCTACAGAGACTCCATTTACCAATGCCTATGCCCAAACCTTTGAAGAAGGGATTTATGTAGATATTACAACGGGTGAGCCACTCTTTTTTGCCAAGGATAAGTTTGCCTCAGGTTGTGGTTGGCCAAGTTTCAGCCGTCCGATTTCCAAAGAGTTGATTCACTATTACAAGGACATGAGTCATGGAATGGAGCGAATCGAGGTTCGTTCTCGGTCAGGAAATGCTCACTTGGGTCATGTTTTCACAGATGGTCCTCAGGAGTTAGGTGGCCTGCGTTACTGTATTAATTCTGCATCCTTGCGTTTTGTATCCAAGGATGAGATGGAAGAGGAAGGATATGGCTATCTACTACCTTACTTAAACAAATAA
- a CDS encoding ABC transporter ATP-binding protein gives MKHLLSYFKPYIKESILAPLFKLLEAVFELLVPMVIAGIVDQSLPQRNQGHLWMQIGLLLSFAVIGVVVALIAQFYSANAAVGFAKELTNDLYRHILSLPKDSRDRLTTSSLITRLTSDTYQIQTGINQFLRLFLRAPIIVFGAIFMAYRISAELTFWFLVMVVILTIVIVVLSKLVNPLYSSLRKKTDQLVQETRQQLQGMRVIRAFGQERRELQIFQTLNQVYARLQEKTGFWSSLLTPLTYLIVNGTLLIIIWKGYVSIQGGLLSQGTLIALINYLLQILVELVKLAMLINSLNQSYISAKRIEEVFAEAPEDLHSELEQKQATSDQVLQVQDLTFTYPDAAQPSLRDISFDMKQGQILGIIGGTGSGKSSLVQLILGLYPADKGSIDLYRDGGSPLNLKQWRSWIAYVPQKVELFKGTIRSNLTIGLDQELSDQELWQALEIAQAKDFVSEKEGLLDALVEEGGRNFSGGQKQRLSIARAVLRQASFLILDDATSALDTITESKLLKAIRENLPNTSLILISQRTSTLQMADQILLLEKGELLAIGNHEDLMKSSQVYREINASQHGKED, from the coding sequence ATGAAACACTTACTATCTTACTTTAAACCCTATATCAAAGAATCAATTTTGGCTCCCTTGTTCAAGCTGCTAGAAGCTGTTTTTGAACTCTTGGTTCCCATGGTGATTGCTGGGATTGTTGACCAATCCTTGCCCCAAAGAAATCAAGGTCATCTATGGATGCAGATTGGCCTGCTCCTTAGCTTTGCAGTAATTGGTGTTGTAGTGGCCTTAATAGCCCAGTTTTACTCAGCTAATGCAGCGGTAGGTTTTGCCAAGGAATTGACAAACGATCTTTATCGTCATATTTTGTCTTTACCTAAGGACAGCAGAGACCGTTTGACAACTTCTAGCTTGATCACTCGCTTGACTTCGGACACTTACCAGATTCAGACTGGTATCAATCAATTCCTGCGTCTCTTTTTGCGAGCGCCTATTATCGTTTTTGGTGCCATTTTTATGGCTTATCGCATCTCAGCTGAGCTGACTTTCTGGTTCTTGGTCATGGTTGTCATTTTGACCATTGTTATTGTAGTGCTTTCTAAACTGGTTAATCCTCTCTACAGTAGTCTCAGAAAGAAAACAGATCAACTAGTTCAAGAAACGCGCCAGCAATTACAAGGGATGCGGGTTATTCGGGCTTTTGGACAAGAAAGACGAGAGTTACAGATTTTTCAGACCCTTAACCAAGTTTATGCCAGATTGCAAGAAAAAACAGGTTTCTGGTCTAGCTTATTAACACCTCTGACCTATCTGATTGTAAATGGAACTCTCCTTATTATTATCTGGAAGGGATATGTTTCTATTCAAGGAGGATTGCTCAGTCAAGGTACTCTCATTGCCCTTATCAACTATCTCTTACAGATTTTGGTGGAATTGGTCAAGCTAGCCATGCTGATAAATTCTCTCAACCAGTCCTATATCTCAGCTAAGCGAATTGAGGAAGTCTTTGCCGAAGCTCCAGAAGACCTCCATTCAGAATTAGAACAAAAGCAAGCTACAAGTGATCAGGTTTTACAAGTTCAAGACCTGACCTTTACCTATCCTGATGCGGCCCAGCCTTCTCTGAGAGACATTTCCTTTGATATGAAGCAAGGGCAAATCCTTGGTATCATTGGGGGAACGGGTTCTGGTAAATCAAGTTTGGTGCAACTCATCCTTGGACTTTATCCAGCAGACAAGGGGAGCATTGACCTTTATCGAGATGGAGGTAGTCCTCTTAATTTGAAGCAGTGGCGGTCTTGGATTGCCTATGTGCCCCAAAAAGTCGAACTCTTTAAAGGAACCATTCGTTCCAACTTGACTATAGGTTTAGATCAAGAACTATCTGACCAAGAACTCTGGCAGGCCTTGGAAATTGCGCAAGCAAAGGATTTTGTCAGTGAAAAGGAAGGACTCTTGGATGCCCTAGTTGAGGAAGGAGGGCGAAATTTCTCGGGCGGTCAAAAACAAAGGCTGTCTATCGCACGAGCAGTCTTGCGCCAAGCTTCATTTCTCATCCTAGATGATGCGACCTCAGCTCTCGACACCATTACCGAGTCCAAACTCTTGAAAGCTATTCGAGAGAACTTACCAAACACGAGCTTAATTTTGATTTCTCAACGGACTTCGACGCTTCAGATGGCAGACCAGATTCTCCTCTTGGAAAAAGGTGAGCTCCTAGCTATCGGCAATCACGAGGACTTGATGAAATCCAGTCAAGTTTATCGCGAAATCAATGCATCCCAACATGGTAAGGAGGACTAG